One window of the Leptospira koniambonensis genome contains the following:
- a CDS encoding phasin-related domain-containing protein, whose product MEKEIKEALNFAIGAAKTLREQADSILLKVEKEFKELSTKGSQDQSDVANNLRKYIEDALRSVEGLAGQVNSKVEEAKKEFGKKNSND is encoded by the coding sequence ATGGAAAAGGAAATCAAAGAAGCACTGAATTTCGCGATCGGAGCGGCAAAAACCCTGAGGGAACAAGCGGACAGTATTCTTTTAAAAGTGGAAAAAGAATTTAAAGAGCTCTCCACAAAAGGTTCTCAAGACCAAAGCGACGTTGCAAACAATCTTAGAAAGTATATCGAAGACGCATTACGTTCTGTGGAAGGACTTGCTGGCCAAGTTAATTCTAAAGTAGAAGAAGCTAAAAAAGAATTCGGTAAGAAAAACTCTAACGATTAA
- a CDS encoding CHAT domain-containing protein, whose amino-acid sequence MLNLIIDRVGAVNVFNILDSSGSGSESHLQSTMDEDLILEYIKEIENLVRVSVAIHQKSAQTPTLETDILHDLKILGETFYDQFFPAAIQEKLRLTTEKYLHFNIDPKLGVIPWELLHDGTCFLSDKFYIGKTVRGESSSGAFKEKEKLRMLIIADPTEDLEWAQKEGEQIFRVLSEKVPSSRLEIEFIGGRQVTKLKLLSLIKGKNIIHYSGHLYFSDDPLENGWLISEGKILKAREIKNSGFNTDMVFSNSCQSNKSATRNLNADLMNNFAGSFLMSGIKSFIGTNWEIADNQNTIDFTIQFYTNLFADKSIGESLYLAKEHARRNYDPSDLTWTNYSLHGQPVIRVVSDPAKGKPVHKIINPSLIFKFYPNPIAASYYKFTEKQKEESLTSYQLMEHLIFAFEEFSKVIGGILFSDHQNHSLGKYIPNNPDDAYNTERWWELMFQCLHDFRKLEITPVVTDLPEILFANKDTISKMINWIDLYSKGQIQPESADGYLITFQYYFENLLTELEELERISIFLVSTNSNNHLFFRGIKSESSLVAAPMIKQDFIGEQIEKYRGKVIVFHEDRMQIFPLNCNIVENPETKELELSFLGFLPSKPGNLPHGGL is encoded by the coding sequence ATGCTGAACCTAATCATAGACAGAGTCGGTGCCGTAAACGTATTCAATATTCTGGATAGTTCCGGCAGCGGATCAGAATCACATCTTCAGTCCACAATGGATGAAGATCTAATTTTAGAGTATATTAAGGAAATCGAAAACTTAGTTCGTGTTTCCGTTGCGATCCACCAAAAATCCGCACAAACCCCAACTCTAGAAACTGATATTCTGCATGATCTAAAGATCCTGGGAGAAACTTTCTACGATCAGTTTTTTCCTGCGGCCATCCAAGAAAAGTTAAGACTTACTACTGAAAAATATCTTCACTTTAATATAGATCCTAAGTTAGGAGTGATCCCATGGGAGCTCCTGCATGATGGTACTTGTTTTCTCTCAGACAAATTCTATATAGGAAAAACTGTAAGAGGAGAATCTAGTAGCGGCGCCTTCAAAGAGAAAGAAAAACTCCGTATGCTCATTATCGCAGATCCAACAGAGGATCTAGAATGGGCTCAGAAAGAAGGAGAACAGATCTTTAGGGTTCTAAGTGAGAAGGTACCAAGTTCCAGATTAGAGATCGAATTCATAGGCGGACGCCAAGTTACTAAATTAAAACTTCTTTCTCTCATCAAAGGAAAGAATATCATCCATTACTCGGGACATCTTTACTTCTCTGATGATCCTTTAGAAAACGGATGGCTGATCTCAGAAGGAAAGATCTTAAAAGCAAGAGAGATCAAAAACTCTGGATTCAATACAGATATGGTGTTCTCCAACTCTTGCCAGTCCAACAAGAGTGCTACTCGAAATCTGAACGCAGATCTAATGAACAATTTTGCAGGATCCTTTTTGATGTCCGGGATCAAAAGTTTTATTGGGACCAACTGGGAGATCGCAGACAATCAGAATACGATCGATTTCACGATCCAATTTTATACGAACTTATTCGCGGATAAAAGTATTGGCGAGTCCTTGTATTTAGCAAAGGAACATGCCAGAAGGAATTACGATCCGAGCGATCTTACTTGGACCAATTATAGCTTACATGGACAGCCAGTCATTAGAGTGGTTTCCGATCCTGCAAAAGGTAAACCGGTCCATAAGATCATTAACCCTTCTTTAATATTTAAGTTTTATCCAAATCCAATCGCAGCGTCTTATTATAAGTTCACTGAAAAACAAAAAGAAGAATCACTTACTTCCTATCAATTGATGGAACATTTGATCTTTGCTTTCGAGGAATTTTCAAAAGTGATCGGTGGGATCTTATTCAGTGATCACCAGAATCACTCTTTAGGAAAATATATCCCGAACAATCCTGACGATGCTTATAATACGGAGAGATGGTGGGAACTGATGTTCCAATGCCTTCATGATTTCAGAAAATTAGAGATCACTCCTGTTGTTACAGATCTTCCTGAAATACTTTTTGCGAATAAGGATACCATCTCCAAGATGATCAATTGGATCGATCTTTACTCCAAAGGTCAGATCCAACCAGAATCTGCAGACGGATATCTGATCACATTCCAGTATTATTTTGAAAACCTTCTGACAGAGTTAGAGGAATTAGAAAGGATCAGTATCTTCTTAGTTTCTACTAACTCAAATAATCATCTATTCTTCCGTGGAATAAAATCCGAATCCTCTCTAGTTGCTGCTCCAATGATCAAACAAGATTTTATTGGAGAGCAGATCGAAAAGTATAGGGGAAAGGTGATCGTTTTCCACGAAGATAGAATGCAGATCTTCCCTCTGAACTGCAATATAGTAGAAAATCCTGAAACAAAAGAATTGGAACTCTCATTCTTGGGATTTCTTCCTTCTAAGCCTGGGAATCTGCCTCACGGCGGTTTATAA